A single genomic interval of Lathyrus oleraceus cultivar Zhongwan6 chromosome 7, CAAS_Psat_ZW6_1.0, whole genome shotgun sequence harbors:
- the LOC127105358 gene encoding aquaporin NIP6-1 isoform X1: MDNEEIPSVPSTPATPGTPGAPLFGGFKSERHGSGRNNSLLKSLKCFNVQEWTLEDGALPKVSCSLPPPPVPLAKKVGAEFIGTYILMFAGIATAIVNQKTHNSETLIGCAGATGLAVMIIILSTGHISGAHLNPAVTISFAALKHFPWKNVPLYIGAQILASICAAFSLKGVFHPFMNGGVTVPSVEYGQAFALEFIISFNLMFVVTAVATDTRAVGELAGIAVGATVMLNILIAGPATGGSMNPVRTLGPAIAANNYKGIWLYIIAPILGALAGAGAYTAVKLPDEDFNSEVKASSAPGSFRR; this comes from the exons ATGGACAATGAGGAAATCCCATCAGTACCTTCTACTCCAGCAACACCAGGTACTCCTGGTGCTCCTCTTTTTGGTGGATTCAAATCTGAAAGACATGGAAGTGGTAGAAACAACTCATTACTCAAgagtttgaaatgttttaatgTTCAAGAATGGACTTTGGAGGATGGTGCCTTACCTAAAGTCTCTTGCTCTTTGCCTCCTCCTCCCGTTCCTCTCGCCAAAAAG GTTGGAGCAGAGTTTATAGGCACATATATTCTAATGTTTGCTGGAATAGCCACTGCAATTGTGAACCAAAAGACACATAATTCAGAGACACTAATTGGATGTGCTGGAGCTACTGGACTTGCTGTTATGATCATTATTTTATCAACCGGTCATATTTCTGGTGCTCATCTCAATCCTGCTGTCACCATTTCATTCGCCGCATTAAAGCACTTTCCTTGGAAAAAT GTGCCTTTGTATATTGGTGCACAAATTCTGGCTTCAATATGTGCTGCATTTAGTCTGAAAGGAGTTTTTCATCCATTCATGAATGGTGGTGTCACTGTTCCTTCAGTTGAATATGGCCAAGCTTTTGCTTTAGAGTTCATTATCAGCTTTAATCTCATGTTTGTTGTCACTGCAGTTGCAACCGACACAAGAGCT GTGGGAGAGCTTGCGGGAATCGCGGTGGGAGCCACCGTCATGCTCAACATACTCATTGCTGG GCCTGCAACTGGAGGTTCAATGAATCCAGTAAGAACATTGGGCCCAGCAATTGCTGCAAACAACTACAAAGGCATATGGCTATATATCATAGCTCCTATTCTTGGAGCTTTAGCTGGGGCAGGTGCCTACACTGCTGTTAAACTCCCTGATGAAGATTTTAACTCTGAAGTAAAAGCCTCTTCTGCCCCTGGAAGCTTTAGGAGATGA
- the LOC127105358 gene encoding aquaporin NIP6-1 isoform X2: MDNEEIPSVPSTPATPGTPGAPLFGGFKSERHGSGRNNSLLKSLKCFNVQEWTLEDGALPKVSCSLPPPPVPLAKKVGAEFIGTYILMFAGIATAIVNQKTHNSETLIGCAGATGLAVMIIILSTGHISGAHLNPAVTISFAALKHFPWKNVPLYIGAQILASICAAFSLKGVFHPFMNGGVTVPSVEYGQAFALEFIISFNLMFVVTAVATDTRAVGELAGIAVGATVMLSNCCKQLQRHMAIYHSSYSWSFSWGRCLHCC; the protein is encoded by the exons ATGGACAATGAGGAAATCCCATCAGTACCTTCTACTCCAGCAACACCAGGTACTCCTGGTGCTCCTCTTTTTGGTGGATTCAAATCTGAAAGACATGGAAGTGGTAGAAACAACTCATTACTCAAgagtttgaaatgttttaatgTTCAAGAATGGACTTTGGAGGATGGTGCCTTACCTAAAGTCTCTTGCTCTTTGCCTCCTCCTCCCGTTCCTCTCGCCAAAAAG GTTGGAGCAGAGTTTATAGGCACATATATTCTAATGTTTGCTGGAATAGCCACTGCAATTGTGAACCAAAAGACACATAATTCAGAGACACTAATTGGATGTGCTGGAGCTACTGGACTTGCTGTTATGATCATTATTTTATCAACCGGTCATATTTCTGGTGCTCATCTCAATCCTGCTGTCACCATTTCATTCGCCGCATTAAAGCACTTTCCTTGGAAAAAT GTGCCTTTGTATATTGGTGCACAAATTCTGGCTTCAATATGTGCTGCATTTAGTCTGAAAGGAGTTTTTCATCCATTCATGAATGGTGGTGTCACTGTTCCTTCAGTTGAATATGGCCAAGCTTTTGCTTTAGAGTTCATTATCAGCTTTAATCTCATGTTTGTTGTCACTGCAGTTGCAACCGACACAAGAGCT GTGGGAGAGCTTGCGGGAATCGCGGTGGGAGCCACCGTCATGCT CAGCAATTGCTGCAAACAACTACAAAGGCATATGGCTATATATCATAGCTCCTATTCTTGGAGCTTTAGCTGGGGCAGGTGCCTACACTGCTGTTAA